A portion of the Perognathus longimembris pacificus isolate PPM17 chromosome 20, ASM2315922v1, whole genome shotgun sequence genome contains these proteins:
- the Klhl25 gene encoding kelch-like protein 25 yields the protein MSVSVHETRKSRGSTGSMNITLFHKASHPDCVLAHLNTLRQHRMFTDVTLRAGDRAFPCHRAVLAASSRYFEAMFSHGLRESRDNTVNFQDNLHPEVLELLLDFAYSSRIVINEENAESLLEAGDMLQFHDVRDAAAEFLEKNLFPSNCLGMLLLSDAHQCRRLYDFSWRMCLVHFETVRQSEDFNSLSKDTLLDLISSDELETEDERVVFEAILQWVKHDPEERQAHLPELLRSVRLALLPSDCLKEAVSGEALLMADERSRVIIDEALHCKIRILQNDGVVTSLCARPRKAGHTLLILGGQTFMCDKIYQVDHKAKEIIPKADLPSPRKEFSASAIGCKVYVTGGRGSENGVSKDVWVYDTVHEEWSKAAPMLIARFGHGSAELDNCLYVVGGHTSLAGVFPASPSVSLKQVEKYDPGANKWTMVAPLWSGVSNAAVVSARLKLFVFGGTSIHRDMVSKVQCYDPSENRWSIKAECPQPWRYTAAAVLGSQIFIMGGDTEFTAASAYRFDCETNQWTRIGDMTAKRMSCHALASGNKLYVVGGYFGTQRCKTLDCYDPTSDTWNCITTVPYSLIPTAFVSTWKHLPA from the coding sequence ATGTCGGTCAGCGTCCACGAGACCCGCAAGTCCCGGGGCAGCACGGGCTCCATGAACATCACCCTCTTCCACAAGGCCTCGCACCCCGACTGCGTGCTGGCCCACCTCAACACGCTGCGCCAGCACCGCATGTTCACCGACGTGACGCTGCGGGCCGGCGACCGCGCCTTCCCCTGCCACCGCGCCGTGCTCGCCGCCTCCAGCCGCTACTTCGAGGCTATGTTCAGCCACGGCCTGCGGGAAAGCCGGGACAACACGGTGAACTTCCAGGACAACCTGCACCCCGAGGTGCTGGAGCTGCTCCTGGACTTTGCCTACTCGTCGCGCATCGTCATCAACGAGGAGAACGCCGAGTCGCTGCTGGAGGCGGGCGACATGCTGCAGTTCCACGACGTGCGGGACGCGGCTGCCGAGTTCCTGGAGAAGAACCTCTTCCCCTCCAACTGCCTGGGCATGCTGCTGCTGTCCGACGCCCACCAGTGCCGCCGCCTCTACGACTTCTCCTGGCGCATGTGCCTGGTGCACTTCGAGACGGTGAGGCAGAGCGAGGACTTCAACAGCCTGTCCAAGGACACGCTGCTCGACCTCATCTCCAGCGACGAGCTGGAGACGGAGGACGAGCGGGTGGTCTTCGAGGCCATCCTCCAGTGGGTGAAGCACGACCCCGAGGAGCGCCAGGCCCACCTGCCCGAGCTGCTGCGCAGCGTGCGGCTGGCCCTGCTGCCCTCCGATTGCCTGAAGGAGGCCGTCTCCGGCGAGGCCCTCCTGATGGCCGACGAGCGCAGCAGGGTCATCATCGACGAAGCCCTGCACTGCAAGATCCGGATCCTGCAGAACGACGGGGTGGTCACCAGCCTCTGCGCGCGGCCACGCAAGGCGGGCCACACGCTGCTCATCCTGGGCGGCCAGACCTTCATGTGCGACAAGATCTACCAGGTGGACCACAAGGCCAAGGAGATCATCCCCAAGGCCGACCTGCCCAGCCCCCGGAAGGAGTTCAGTGCCTCGGCCATCGGGTGCAAGGTGTACGTGACGGGGGGCCGGGGCTCCGAGAACGGGGTGTCCAAGGACGTCTGGGTGTACGACACCGTCCACGAGGAGTGGTCTAAGGCAGCGCCCATGCTCATCGCCCGTTTCGGTCACGGCTCTGCCGAGCTGGACAACTGCCTGTACGTGGTGGGTGGACACACGTCCCTGGCCGGCGTCTTCCCGGCCTCCCCGTCCGTCTCCCTGAAGCAAGTGGAGAAGTACGACCCCGGCGCCAACAAGTGGACCATGGTGGCCCCGCTGTGGAGCGGTGTCAGCAACGCCGCCGTGGTGAGCGCCCGGCTGAAGCTCTTCGTCTTCGGAGGGACCAGCATCCATCGCGACATGGTGTCCAAGGTCCAGTGCTACGATCCGTCCGAGAACCGGTGGAGCATCAAGGCCGAGTGCCCGCAGCCGTGGCGGTACACAGCTGCCGCCGTCCTGGGCAGCCAGATCTTCATCATGGGTGGCGACACGGAATTCACAGCCGCCTCCGCCTACCGTTTTGACTGCGAGACCAACCAGTGGACACGAATTGGGGACATGACGGCCAAGCGCATGTCCTGCCACGCGCTGGCCTCGGGCAACAAGCTGTACGTGGTGGGCGGCTACTTTGGGACGCAGAGGTGTAAGACCCTGGACTGCTACGACCCCACCTCGGACACGTGGAACTGCATCACCACCGTGCCCTACTCGCTCATCCCCACCGCCTTCGTCAGCACCTGGAAGCACCTGCCTGCGTGA